Proteins encoded in a region of the Pseudochaenichthys georgianus chromosome 20, fPseGeo1.2, whole genome shotgun sequence genome:
- the pdk3a gene encoding LOW QUALITY PROTEIN: pyruvate dehydrogenase (acetyl-transferring) kinase isozyme 3, mitochondrial (The sequence of the model RefSeq protein was modified relative to this genomic sequence to represent the inferred CDS: deleted 2 bases in 2 codons) — MRIFVSLLKSSNPKIEFYSRFSPSPISIKQFLDFGRDNACEKTSYMFLRKELPVRLANTMRETNLLPDPLLGMPSVRLVQKWYMQSFVELLEYENRKPEDPQALNDFLDLLIEIRNRHNDVVPTMAAGVIEYKEKFGFDPFISSNIQYFLDRFYTNRISFRMLINQHTLLFGNDTNPAHPKHIGSIDPTCSVAEVVTDAYDTARMLCEKYYLAAPKLKIEEFNMKAPDKPIQAVYVPSHLFHMLFELFKNSMRATVELHEDNVEGLPPVKAKVTLGKEDLSVKISDRGGGVPLRKIDRLFNYMYSTAPTPSLEPGTVPLAGFGYGLPISRLYARYFQGDLKLYSMDGVGTDAVIYLKALSSESFERLPVFNKSALRHYKTSPEADDWSNPSREPRDASKSNYKAKR; from the exons ATGAGGATCTTCGTGTCTCTGCTGAAAAGCAGCAACCCT AAAATCGAGTTCTACTCCAGGTTCTCCCCCTCCCCT ATCTCCATTAAGCAGTTTCTGGATTTTG GCCGGGACAATGCTTGTGAGAAAACGTCGTACATGTTCCTGCGTAAGGAGCTGCCGGTGCGTCTGGCCAACACCATGAGGGAGACCAACCTGCTGCCGGACCCCCTGCTGGGCATGCCCTCCGTCAGACTGGTGCAGAAATG GTACATGCAAAGCTTCGTGGAGCTGTTGGAGTATGAGAACAGAAAGCCGGAGGACCCTCAGGCTCTGAATGA TTTCCTGGACCTGTTGATTGAGATCCGTAACCGGCACAACGACGTGGTTCCCACCATGGCGGCGGGGGTCATCGAGTACAAGGAGAAGTTCGGCTTCGACCCGTTCATCAGCAGCAACATCCAGTACTTCCTGGACCGATTCTACACCAACCGCATCTCCTTCCGCATGCTCATCAACCAGCACA CTCTTCTGTTCGGTAACGACACAAACCCTGCACACCCCAAACACATCGGCAGCATCGACCCCACCTGCAGCGTGGCTGAAGTCGTCACTG ATGCCTACGACACAGCCCGGATGCTCTGTGAGAAATACTACCTAGCTGCTCCTAAGCTGAAGATTGAAGAGTTCAACA TGAAGGCCCCTGATAAGCCCATCCAGGCGGTGTACGTTCCCTCTCATCTGTTCCACATGCTATTCGAGCTCTTCAAG AACTCGATGAGAGCCACGGTGGAGCTTCACGAGGACAACGTGGAGGGGTTACCGCCAGTGAAGGCCAAGGTCACTCTGGGTAAAGAGGATCTCTCCGTGAAG ATCAGcgacagaggaggaggagttcCCCTGAGGAAGATCGACCGTCTGTTTAACTACATGTACTCCACGGCTCCTACACCCAGCCTGGAGCCTGGCACTGTGCcactg GCTGGATTTGGCTACGGTTTGCCGATTTCCAGGCTCTACGCCCGATACTTCCAGGGGGATCTGAAACTGTACTCCATGGATGGCGTTGGCACCGACGCCGTCATCTATCTGAAG GCTCTCTCCAGCGAGTCCTTCGAGCGTCTTCCCGTCTTCAACAAGTCTGCGCTGCGACACTACAAGACGAGCCCCGAGGCGGACGACTGGAGCAACCCCAGCCGAGAGCCAAGAGATGCCAGCAAGTCCAATTACAAAGCCAAGCGATAA